The DNA region TTCTAAATCAGATACTTTTACGCATTCATTCACTTTATGAATGGTGGCATTAACGGGGCCTAACTCAATAACTTGCGCGCCCGTTGGTGCAATAAAGCGTCCATCTGATGTGCCACCAGATGTTTGAGGGGCGGTGTCATAACCCGTGACTTCACGTATGGCTTCTCGAGTGGCATCAAGCAATGGGCCATCGCCAGTTAAAAAGGGTAAGCCGTTAAAAATCCAGTTAATATCGTAGTCTAAACCGTGGGCATCAAGAATGTTAACAACACGGGTAATTAATTCTTCAGCGGTGACTTCAGTTGAGTAACGGAAATTGAACATCACCTTAAGATCACCCGGGATCACATTTGATGCACCTGTACCGCCATTAATATTGGCTATTTGAAAACTAGTTGGTGGGAAAAACTCATTACCATTATCCCAATGCATTTGTGCCAGTTCTGTTAGTGCAGGCGTTGCATTATGAATTGGGTTATCGGCTAGATGCGGGTAAGCGACATGGCCCTGAATACCATTAACAGTTAAGTTGCCTGTTAAACTGCCACGACGACCATTTTTGACCACATCACCGAGCTTATGGGTTGAGGAAGGTTCGCCAACTAATGCCCACGTCATTTTTTCGTTACGTGCTTCAAGGGTATCAATAACGCGAGTGGTGCCATTAATAAATGGACCTTCTTCGTCACTGGTAATGAGAAATGCTATCGAACCATGATGATTGGGGTTTTTAGCCACAAAACGTTCGGTAGCGATTATCATAGCGGCCAATGAACCTTTCATGTCCGCCGCACCGCGACCATGTAAATAGTTATCTATAATAGTCGGTTCGAACGGTGGGGTGTGCCAACGGCTAAGGTCGCCTGTCGGGACTACATCAGTATGACCAGCAAAGCAAAACACAGGCTCACTATTACCACGCCTTGCCCACATATTAGTGGTATCTTCAAAAACCATAGGTTCAATATTAAAACCAATAGCGGCGAGTCGATTGGCCATCAAGGTTTGGCAACCTTCATCTAATGGTGTTACCGATGGTCGTGAAATCAGATCTTTTGCTAATTCAACTACGTCATTATTCATTATGCGAACCACGCTTGATATTCTGCTATTTTAAAGCCAACCAGTATCTTATCGTTGTTGACTAATACTGGGCGCTTGATCAGGGTAGGGTATTGCACCATTAAGGCAATCGCTTTGTCTTGGGTAATATCCGTTTTTTCAGCATCGGTTAAGTTACGAAAACTGGTACTGCGTTTATTAAATAAGGTTTCCCAACCGACGACATTAGCCCACTGTGCAACCGTTGTTTCACTTAAGCCGTCTTCACGAAAATCATGAAATGTATAATTTATTTTTTCAGCTTCAAGCCATTTACGAGCTTTACGAACCGTATCGCAATTTTTTATGCCATATAAGGTCAAAAGAATACTCCATTAATGTCAATTGGGTTGTCATCACAAGGACTGGCTATTTAGATAAGCCTGATAAGTACCTTAGGTAACATGGATTTCATTGAATGCGTTAGCAACATTGTGGCATTGTGAAGCGGCTTGAACAAGCCGAAGACGATGTTTCGAACATATTTCACAATCTGTAGCCTAGGGTAAATTAGCCGTAAGATTGCAAATTATTGTGTGGATAAATATTGGCAATAACCCTTGATTAGGCCAATTACATTGCCAATATTAATAGATTGCTACATTTGCACGGTAAAAATAATGTCTTTGCCTGCAATTACGCTACCTTGAGCTTTATCCAATTGTTTAACGTCTTCCATGTTGGCTAATACTACAGGCGTTAATAAACTGTCGACTTTACCGCGCAAATACGCCAAATCGAAAGACAAAATGGGCTCGCCAGCTTTAACTTGTTGTCCTTCTTCGGCTAAGCGTTTGAAGCCATTTCCTCTAAGTTCAACAGTGCCAACACCAAAGTGGACAAATAACTCTAAGCCTTGAGGAGACTCGATACTAAATGCATGATTTGTTTCAAATATCTTACCGATAGTGCCATCGATTGGAGCGACAATAAATTCGCCCTTAGGATTGATAGCGATGCCATCGCCGACAATTTTTTCAGCAAATACTACGTCTGGTACTTTTTCAATGGCAACAATATCACCAGATACAGGAGCATAAATTGCAATGCCGCCCGTTAATGGCGGTTGACCAGATATAAGTCGTCGAATACGGCTTAAAAATCCCATAAGAACAAGCCTCTTTTATTAATATTTTTATGCGGTTAATTGTAAACGCCTAGGTTAATTTTACCAACTTTATTTGCATATTGAATCGTAATCGTGTGCAAAAGCATTAATCGCTTTAGCAATATCATCAATACGGGTTAACGAAGCTACGTGTTGTGCATGCTCGACATATTGTTGATAATTACCTTTGATTAATGCCACTTTCACATCTAAAAAACTCGTTGGATTAATACTTAACTCGTCAAGTCCAAGTCCTATTAATAAAGGCAATACTTGCGGGTCACTGCCAAGTTCACCACACAATGACACACTCACATCAGTCTGTTTACAGTGGCTGATGGTTAAGGTAATGAGTTGTATTACCGCCGGGGACAATGGCGGATACTCTTTGGCTAAATTTGGATTGGTGCGATCGGCGGCTAACGTATATTGGGTTAAGTCATTGGTGCCAATACTGATAAAATCGAGGTGTGGCAACATGCTTGGCAGGTTGAGTACCGCTGCAGGTGTTTCAACAACAATCCCATAACTTATAGATCCAAAACTTTTTTGTTGTTCAATCAATTCAGCTTTAGCCTGTTCAATTAACACAAAGGCGGCTTCTAGCTCCTCTACTTGGCTTACCATAGGAAACATTAATCTAATGTTGCCATGACTTGCTGCTCGGAGTATGGCTTTAACTTGGGTAATAAAAGTGCGAGGGTGTGTCAAACTATAACGAATACCTCGAATACCAAGTGCTGGGTTATCTTCATTATCTTGGGTTAAGCAAGGGATCTCTTTATCTGCACCAATATCAAACGTTCTGATTGTGAGTACATTGCCTTCTAAGCTATGCACAGCATCGCAATAGAGTTTGTATTGCTGCTGTTCATCAGGCAATGCCTTGGCATTCATCAGCAAAAATTCAGTACGGAATAGACCAATACCTTGGGCCCCCACATCAGTGATATGAGATATTTCATTTAGATTGCCCACATTAGCCAGCAAAGTAACCCGATGACCATCAAGAGTTTGACTGGGTTTGTCTTTATAGATCATCAATGCTTGGCGACGCTGTAATTCTTGTTGTTGTTTTTGTTTTAATTGGTCAAAAAGCTCAGATGATGGAGCAATATGTAGCTCACCCGATATACCATCAAGAATAAGCTGAGTGTTATCTTTAATGGTGTTTTTAGATTGTGAAAATTGATAATTGAGTAATGCTGGAATACCTGCAGCCCGAGCGAGAATAGCAGTATGGCTGGTGAGGCCGCCAGATTCGAGGATAACTCCTGTTATGTGGGTTAGTGGCAATATGGCAAATTCTGCAGGAGTTAAATCATCTGCCAGTAAGATAGTGTCTTCTGTGAGAGTAGATAAATCCCATTGTAAATGACCATGTAATGCACTGGTAAGGCGTTTTGCCAAACAGATAATATCGTCACTTCGATTGGCTAAATAGGGGTCGTCTAGTGCTGACATTTTTGCTGCATGTTGATTAAAAATGCGATCAACTGCAACCGCTGCCCCCACTCTAAATTGGCTAATATGGAGATATAGTTGTTGCTGAAGCTCTTCATCTTCAAGCAACATAATGTC from Shewanella polaris includes:
- the dapE gene encoding succinyl-diaminopimelate desuccinylase, with product MNNDVVELAKDLISRPSVTPLDEGCQTLMANRLAAIGFNIEPMVFEDTTNMWARRGNSEPVFCFAGHTDVVPTGDLSRWHTPPFEPTIIDNYLHGRGAADMKGSLAAMIIATERFVAKNPNHHGSIAFLITSDEEGPFINGTTRVIDTLEARNEKMTWALVGEPSSTHKLGDVVKNGRRGSLTGNLTVNGIQGHVAYPHLADNPIHNATPALTELAQMHWDNGNEFFPPTSFQIANINGGTGASNVIPGDLKVMFNFRYSTEVTAEELITRVVNILDAHGLDYDINWIFNGLPFLTGDGPLLDATREAIREVTGYDTAPQTSGGTSDGRFIAPTGAQVIELGPVNATIHKVNECVKVSDLEVLANCYQSILEKLLCN
- a CDS encoding ArsC family reductase produces the protein MTLYGIKNCDTVRKARKWLEAEKINYTFHDFREDGLSETTVAQWANVVGWETLFNKRSTSFRNLTDAEKTDITQDKAIALMVQYPTLIKRPVLVNNDKILVGFKIAEYQAWFA
- the crr gene encoding PTS glucose transporter subunit IIA yields the protein MGFLSRIRRLISGQPPLTGGIAIYAPVSGDIVAIEKVPDVVFAEKIVGDGIAINPKGEFIVAPIDGTIGKIFETNHAFSIESPQGLELFVHFGVGTVELRGNGFKRLAEEGQQVKAGEPILSFDLAYLRGKVDSLLTPVVLANMEDVKQLDKAQGSVIAGKDIIFTVQM
- the ptsP gene encoding phosphoenolpyruvate--protein phosphotransferase, translated to MSINGIVVSAGIAFGKALTITTQLPPLDFKLLSSEKINLEQQQLTQAINNLIAHLRHCQHHLCPDCDHFQLIDSDIMLLEDEELQQQLYLHISQFRVGAAVAVDRIFNQHAAKMSALDDPYLANRSDDIICLAKRLTSALHGHLQWDLSTLTEDTILLADDLTPAEFAILPLTHITGVILESGGLTSHTAILARAAGIPALLNYQFSQSKNTIKDNTQLILDGISGELHIAPSSELFDQLKQKQQQELQRRQALMIYKDKPSQTLDGHRVTLLANVGNLNEISHITDVGAQGIGLFRTEFLLMNAKALPDEQQQYKLYCDAVHSLEGNVLTIRTFDIGADKEIPCLTQDNEDNPALGIRGIRYSLTHPRTFITQVKAILRAASHGNIRLMFPMVSQVEELEAAFVLIEQAKAELIEQQKSFGSISYGIVVETPAAVLNLPSMLPHLDFISIGTNDLTQYTLAADRTNPNLAKEYPPLSPAVIQLITLTISHCKQTDVSVSLCGELGSDPQVLPLLIGLGLDELSINPTSFLDVKVALIKGNYQQYVEHAQHVASLTRIDDIAKAINAFAHDYDSICK